One segment of Deinococcus metalli DNA contains the following:
- a CDS encoding LysM peptidoglycan-binding domain-containing protein, which translates to MLRRLFLLSLTLAAIIGPGVSLAATPALRTVTVKAGDTLPRIAARTGVSVTRLRALNGLRGDGLIRGQVLHLGPVSGTKPAAPQGVYTVRKGDWLSKVAARYGVTVAALRTANRLKTTVITPGQKLIVPARTRPSVTQAHRPAARPTTEVRTLYTYVRMGVRDTPAALAARYHLSVDGLRRLNGLASYKHMVPGSKLLVPTRVPVPIPPRPLHQPVTFKTLRPLGVPVQIITVDLRYRSTLIAPVLPSNRLNFGSGARVGQLARNSGAQALINGSYFHPLSFAPAGDIVMQGRMLTWGRIPMALAITPDNRATIRASTTPLLRRPLDTSWAGMETVIATGPRLLAGGRLTVGYSAAFRDPALFGRAARSAVGLVSNRDLVLVSTHTRLTTTEMGKLMARLGIRDALLLDGGSSAGIAWNGAPVLESVRRVSYGIGVFTGYTGRRYVR; encoded by the coding sequence ATGCTGCGACGCCTCTTCCTGCTTTCTCTGACCCTGGCGGCCATCATCGGGCCGGGCGTGTCGCTCGCCGCGACGCCTGCCCTGCGCACCGTCACCGTGAAGGCCGGCGATACCCTGCCGCGCATCGCGGCGCGCACCGGCGTCAGTGTGACCCGGCTGCGCGCCCTGAACGGCCTGCGCGGCGACGGCCTGATCCGCGGGCAGGTGCTGCACCTGGGGCCGGTGTCAGGTACGAAACCCGCCGCGCCACAGGGCGTGTACACCGTCAGGAAGGGCGACTGGCTCAGCAAGGTCGCCGCCCGCTACGGCGTGACTGTCGCCGCGCTGCGGACCGCGAACCGCCTGAAGACCACGGTCATCACGCCGGGGCAGAAGCTGATCGTGCCCGCCCGCACCCGGCCGAGCGTCACGCAGGCGCACCGCCCGGCCGCGCGCCCCACCACCGAGGTCCGGACCCTGTACACCTACGTCCGCATGGGCGTGCGCGACACGCCGGCCGCGCTGGCCGCCCGCTACCACCTCAGCGTGGACGGCCTGCGCCGCCTGAACGGCCTGGCGTCGTACAAGCACATGGTGCCCGGCAGCAAGCTGCTGGTGCCCACGCGCGTGCCGGTGCCCATTCCGCCCCGGCCGCTGCACCAGCCCGTGACCTTCAAGACCCTGCGGCCGCTGGGCGTGCCCGTGCAGATCATCACGGTGGACCTGCGTTACCGTTCCACCCTGATCGCGCCGGTGTTGCCGTCGAATCGCCTGAACTTCGGGAGCGGCGCCCGCGTGGGGCAGCTCGCGCGTAACAGCGGCGCGCAGGCGCTGATCAACGGCTCGTACTTTCACCCCCTGAGCTTCGCGCCGGCCGGCGACATCGTCATGCAGGGCCGCATGCTCACGTGGGGCCGCATTCCCATGGCGCTGGCCATCACCCCGGACAACCGCGCCACCATCCGCGCCAGCACCACCCCGCTGCTGCGTCGCCCGCTGGACACCAGCTGGGCCGGCATGGAGACCGTGATCGCCACCGGCCCGCGCCTCCTGGCGGGCGGCCGGCTCACGGTCGGGTACAGCGCCGCGTTCCGCGACCCGGCGCTGTTCGGCCGGGCCGCGCGCAGCGCCGTGGGCCTGGTCAGCAACCGCGACCTGGTGCTGGTGAGCACCCACACCCGCCTGACCACCACCGAGATGGGCAAACTGATGGCGCGCCTGGGCATCCGGGATGCGCTGCTGCTCGACGGCGGCAGCTCGGCCGGGATCGCGTGGAACGGCGCGCCGGTGCTCGAGAGCGTGCGCCGCGTCAGCTACGGCATCGGCGTGTTCACCGGCTACACCGGCCGCCGCTACGTGCGCTGA
- the rbfA gene encoding 30S ribosome-binding factor RbfA, translated as MKPEQVQAQITRVLTSAIAELRDPRVPMIVTVERVTVTADYGLARVYVSAMTGDLPELLDALNHARGHLQRQVAEHVRMRRTPTLEFHAASEARW; from the coding sequence GTGAAGCCCGAGCAGGTGCAGGCCCAGATCACGCGCGTGCTGACCAGCGCCATCGCGGAGTTGCGCGATCCGCGTGTGCCGATGATCGTGACCGTGGAGCGCGTGACCGTGACCGCCGACTACGGCCTGGCCCGCGTGTACGTGAGCGCCATGACCGGCGACCTGCCGGAGCTGCTCGACGCCCTGAACCATGCGCGCGGGCACCTGCAGCGCCAGGTGGCCGAGCACGTCCGCATGCGCCGCACGCCCACCCTGGAATTCCACGCGGCCAGCGAGGCCCGCTGGTGA
- a CDS encoding acyl-CoA thioesterase: protein MMGVVHHATYPVWFEVGRTDLMLALGLPYAEIEARGYYLMLSGLNVEYRRAAKYGDTVTVVTRVAQLRSRTLAFTYTVERGGELLATGETRHIATDRAYRPARLPDDVLTALGAGAP from the coding sequence ATGATGGGTGTGGTGCACCACGCCACCTACCCGGTGTGGTTCGAGGTGGGCCGCACGGACCTAATGCTCGCGCTGGGGCTGCCGTACGCCGAGATCGAGGCGCGCGGGTACTACCTGATGCTCTCGGGCCTGAACGTCGAGTACCGCCGCGCCGCGAAGTACGGCGACACCGTGACGGTCGTGACCCGCGTGGCGCAGCTGCGCAGCCGCACCCTGGCCTTCACGTATACGGTGGAGCGCGGCGGGGAGCTGCTCGCCACCGGCGAGACCCGGCACATCGCCACCGACCGCGCGTACCGTCCCGCGCGGCTGCCGGACGATGTGCTCACCGCACTGGGCGCCGGAGCGCCGTGA
- a CDS encoding NUDIX domain-containing protein: MSHLSRTLPIKRAAHVYLVREGQLLLVEERMDDGSIFYGLPGGKANAGETLGDAAVRQVLHETGLNVTDLAFVSLLEGELLTGTRNECYATFARFTADFSGELSPTDPEVVGLKWVPFEQVEALVRYGPPPEVEERNPLIWVPTRDFLRGQPRAYYPI; encoded by the coding sequence ATGAGCCACCTGTCGCGCACCCTGCCGATCAAGCGCGCCGCGCACGTCTACCTCGTCCGCGAGGGTCAGCTGCTGCTGGTCGAGGAACGCATGGACGACGGCAGCATCTTCTATGGCCTGCCCGGCGGCAAGGCCAACGCCGGCGAGACGCTAGGCGACGCCGCCGTGAGACAGGTGCTGCACGAGACCGGCCTGAACGTCACCGACCTGGCCTTCGTGAGCCTGCTGGAGGGCGAGTTGCTGACCGGCACCCGCAACGAGTGCTACGCGACCTTCGCGCGCTTCACGGCGGACTTCAGCGGCGAACTGTCCCCCACGGACCCGGAGGTCGTGGGCCTGAAGTGGGTGCCCTTCGAGCAGGTCGAGGCGCTGGTGCGCTACGGCCCGCCGCCCGAGGTCGAGGAGCGCAATCCGCTGATCTGGGTGCCCACCCGCGACTTCCTGCGCGGCCAGCCGCGCGCGTACTACCCGATCTGA
- a CDS encoding M1 family metallopeptidase, which translates to MTRRRWGQRSGLVAGVLLWAGAASGQVVPALPPGQPPRAVTVPPAEPIGDSIYPHLGQKGLDVLHYDVTLYIDQPGTRGLRGVAVLTLTGTRPLNVVSVDLLGPTVQDVRWNGQPAVWQQDVAAAKLRVTLPAPLPAGQRAQLTVTYAGPAGTLVDPELGLDLGWVPVQDAAGRPVSSYTLSEPDGTRTFLPVNDHPSDPATFTVHVTVPPGVVVAASGVGGAAREVAGGREFTFEQRQPIPTYALAVQVGPLERVDGPAVPATGPEGGPVQRRDYFPPDTSDAVRAPYAQVGEMLRVLSGWFGPFPFPVYGAAVITPRVPALETATLLTMPVSSSSERVIVHEGAHQWFGDTVVLGDWADVWLNEGFATYAELLWLESRGDDPGRIAATWYDRLRAQPTRPLVATTEPQLFDASAYLRGALALHALRAAVGDAAFRTFLRGYVQDHSRRPVRTADLLASAQRTLGPVARTVLGVWVESPTLPPLPAWHRLP; encoded by the coding sequence GTGACCCGGCGCCGGTGGGGGCAGCGGTCCGGTCTGGTCGCCGGGGTGCTGCTCTGGGCCGGCGCGGCCAGCGGTCAGGTGGTGCCGGCGCTGCCACCGGGCCAGCCGCCCCGCGCCGTGACCGTGCCGCCCGCCGAACCCATCGGCGACAGCATCTATCCGCACCTAGGGCAGAAGGGCCTGGACGTCCTGCACTACGACGTCACGCTGTATATCGATCAGCCGGGCACGCGGGGCCTGCGCGGCGTGGCGGTGCTCACGCTGACCGGCACGCGCCCGCTGAACGTGGTGAGCGTGGACCTGCTGGGGCCGACGGTGCAGGACGTGCGCTGGAACGGGCAGCCGGCGGTGTGGCAGCAGGACGTGGCCGCCGCCAAGCTGCGCGTGACGCTCCCGGCGCCGCTGCCGGCCGGGCAGCGCGCGCAGCTCACGGTCACGTACGCGGGGCCGGCGGGCACGCTGGTCGATCCGGAACTGGGCCTGGATCTCGGCTGGGTGCCGGTGCAGGACGCTGCCGGGCGGCCCGTGTCGAGCTACACCCTCAGCGAGCCGGACGGCACGCGCACCTTCCTGCCGGTGAACGACCACCCGTCGGACCCCGCCACCTTCACCGTGCACGTGACCGTGCCGCCGGGTGTGGTGGTTGCGGCCAGCGGCGTGGGCGGCGCGGCGCGGGAGGTGGCCGGAGGCCGTGAGTTCACCTTCGAGCAGCGGCAGCCGATTCCCACCTACGCGCTGGCCGTGCAGGTCGGGCCGCTGGAACGGGTGGACGGCCCGGCCGTGCCCGCCACCGGTCCCGAGGGCGGGCCGGTGCAGCGCCGCGATTACTTCCCGCCGGACACCAGCGACGCCGTGCGCGCGCCCTACGCGCAGGTGGGGGAGATGCTGCGCGTGCTGTCGGGCTGGTTCGGGCCGTTTCCCTTCCCGGTGTACGGCGCGGCCGTGATCACGCCGCGGGTGCCGGCGCTGGAGACCGCCACGCTCCTGACCATGCCGGTGTCGTCGAGCAGCGAGCGGGTGATCGTGCACGAGGGCGCGCACCAGTGGTTCGGGGACACGGTCGTGCTGGGCGACTGGGCCGACGTGTGGCTGAACGAGGGTTTCGCCACCTACGCGGAGCTGCTGTGGCTGGAATCGCGCGGCGACGACCCGGGGCGGATCGCGGCCACGTGGTACGACCGCCTGCGCGCTCAGCCCACCCGGCCGCTGGTCGCCACCACCGAGCCGCAGCTGTTCGACGCGAGCGCGTACCTGCGCGGCGCGCTCGCCCTGCACGCCCTGCGCGCCGCTGTGGGCGACGCCGCGTTCCGGACCTTTCTGCGGGGCTATGTGCAGGACCACAGCCGCCGGCCCGTGCGAACGGCCGACCTGCTCGCCTCCGCACAGCGCACGCTGGGGCCGGTCGCCCGGACAGTGCTGGGCGTGTGGGTGGAGTCGCCCACGCTGCCGCCCCTGCCAGCGTGGCACCGGCTTCCCTGA
- a CDS encoding BON domain-containing protein produces the protein MWPFGKSTADRVKDALNEQPRLKDLGLQVSEHGGDVSITGMVPNERYITLVRVVAEGINGVKTVDTSGVSFEQEAAAPAAPAPATPAPDVEAPATEIAPTMPATVSTGNMNARPSAAPASPQISDSEIKELEDSSKVAKAVLHAIRGNGELSDDPIDVLQSGKSVILRGVVDNDHELRLLEQTARGVSGVAGVDLSGVKVAQGAKELAKEKDTTSGDTVYTVKPGDSLSAIAQKYYGDAMEYKKIAHYNNISNPDLIHPGDKLRIPG, from the coding sequence ATGTGGCCATTCGGAAAGAGCACGGCAGACCGCGTCAAGGACGCACTGAACGAGCAGCCCCGCCTGAAGGACCTGGGCCTTCAGGTCAGCGAGCACGGTGGTGACGTGAGCATCACCGGGATGGTGCCCAACGAGCGCTACATCACCCTGGTCCGGGTGGTGGCCGAGGGCATCAACGGCGTGAAGACCGTGGACACCAGCGGCGTGAGCTTCGAGCAGGAGGCGGCCGCCCCCGCCGCGCCCGCTCCCGCCACCCCCGCGCCGGACGTGGAGGCGCCCGCCACCGAGATCGCGCCGACCATGCCCGCCACCGTCAGCACCGGCAACATGAACGCCCGCCCCAGCGCCGCTCCGGCCAGTCCCCAGATCAGCGACAGCGAGATCAAGGAACTCGAGGACTCCAGCAAGGTCGCCAAGGCAGTCCTGCACGCGATCCGCGGCAACGGCGAGCTGTCGGACGACCCCATCGACGTGCTCCAGAGCGGCAAATCGGTGATCCTGCGCGGCGTGGTGGACAACGACCATGAACTGCGGCTGCTGGAGCAGACCGCCCGGGGCGTCAGCGGCGTGGCCGGTGTGGACCTCAGCGGCGTGAAGGTCGCCCAGGGCGCCAAGGAACTCGCCAAGGAGAAGGACACGACCAGCGGCGACACGGTGTACACCGTCAAGCCCGGCGACAGCCTGAGCGCCATTGCCCAGAAGTACTACGGCGACGCGATGGAATACAAGAAGATTGCCCACTACAACAACATCAGCAACCCCGACCTGATCCACCCCGGCGACAAGCTGCGTATTCCCGGCTGA
- a CDS encoding sensor histidine kinase, producing MMVRMDGGAASTDPDRRNSLLAEWRSPRTWRTALYLLVALPAGLLVSTLLVGSVIGGLLTLPLLVGAGVLLGALWLVGLLGDLHRVLAGLLDIHFARPLAPVSGGLLSWLRATLADPVTYRTLLFQLIQPPLIVLCWVVLGLLLTVAALGAASPLWLLDPAAWPVVWGDRTVTPSVSAVVGLEFLALGSVIVLGGVIDLFGRMWTRLAVALLARDPGAEAARREVVALRRAAGRVALGDDLHATLLDLTAQARDASTADAVILLGRDGTLLAGSGAWPDALLGLPDRLPGPGAADVRRAPDGTLLATLPVTLPAAAGGPEGGVLRARYAQGVRPGGDELAFLLSIADHAGTALHAAHLIARAGARAGEQERARLARELHDSVAQALYGITLGAKTARATLETDAARTRQSLEYTIRLAEGGVSEMKALLFSLRPDALEEGGLVAALRQHAHALETRHGLTVHADLRAEPPLTPEAQAAAYRVAQEAMHNVVKHARAAQVWLDVQVVPAPAGAAQVVLSVRDDGRGFDPQLLSPGTLGQRSMRERAAGVGGTLEVRSTPGQGTTVVLRLPATVRAVPEVSA from the coding sequence ATGATGGTGCGGATGGACGGCGGCGCGGCGAGCACCGACCCGGACCGGCGGAACTCTCTGCTGGCCGAGTGGCGCTCGCCCCGCACGTGGCGCACCGCCCTGTACCTGCTGGTGGCGCTGCCGGCCGGTCTGCTCGTCTCCACGCTGCTGGTCGGCAGCGTGATCGGCGGGCTGCTCACGCTGCCGCTGCTGGTGGGGGCGGGCGTGCTGCTGGGCGCGCTGTGGCTGGTGGGCCTGCTGGGCGACCTGCACCGCGTGCTGGCCGGACTGCTGGACATCCACTTCGCACGGCCGCTGGCGCCGGTGTCCGGCGGGCTGCTGTCGTGGCTGCGCGCCACCCTGGCCGACCCGGTCACGTACCGCACGCTGCTGTTCCAGCTGATCCAGCCGCCGCTGATCGTGCTGTGCTGGGTGGTGCTGGGCCTGCTGCTGACGGTCGCGGCGCTGGGGGCGGCGTCGCCGCTGTGGCTGCTGGACCCGGCGGCGTGGCCGGTGGTGTGGGGCGACCGGACGGTCACGCCCAGTGTGAGTGCGGTCGTGGGCCTGGAGTTCCTCGCGCTGGGCAGCGTGATCGTCCTGGGGGGCGTGATCGACCTGTTCGGCCGGATGTGGACGCGTCTGGCCGTGGCCCTGCTGGCCCGCGATCCCGGCGCCGAGGCCGCCCGGCGCGAGGTGGTCGCGCTGCGCCGCGCCGCCGGCCGGGTGGCGCTGGGCGACGACCTGCACGCCACGCTGCTCGACCTGACCGCCCAGGCCAGGGACGCCAGCACCGCCGACGCGGTGATCCTGCTGGGGCGCGACGGCACGCTGCTGGCCGGCAGCGGCGCGTGGCCGGACGCGCTGCTGGGCCTGCCGGACCGCCTGCCCGGTCCCGGCGCGGCCGACGTGCGCCGCGCGCCGGACGGCACGCTGCTCGCCACCCTGCCGGTCACGTTGCCGGCCGCGGCCGGTGGCCCGGAGGGCGGGGTGCTGCGCGCCCGCTACGCGCAGGGTGTGCGGCCCGGCGGTGACGAACTGGCTTTCCTGCTGTCCATCGCGGACCACGCGGGCACGGCGCTGCACGCCGCGCACCTGATCGCGCGGGCGGGCGCGCGGGCCGGCGAGCAGGAACGCGCCCGGCTGGCCCGCGAACTGCACGACAGCGTCGCGCAGGCGCTGTACGGCATCACGCTCGGTGCCAAGACGGCGCGCGCGACCCTGGAGACCGACGCGGCCCGCACCCGCCAGAGCTTGGAGTACACCATCCGGCTCGCGGAGGGCGGCGTGTCCGAGATGAAGGCGCTGCTGTTCAGCCTGCGCCCGGACGCGCTGGAGGAGGGCGGGCTGGTCGCCGCGCTGCGCCAGCACGCGCACGCGCTGGAGACCCGGCACGGCCTGACCGTGCACGCGGACCTGCGCGCCGAGCCGCCCCTGACTCCTGAGGCCCAGGCCGCCGCGTACCGCGTGGCGCAGGAGGCGATGCACAACGTCGTGAAGCACGCCCGCGCGGCCCAGGTGTGGCTGGACGTGCAGGTTGTGCCGGCGCCGGCGGGCGCGGCGCAGGTGGTGCTGAGCGTGCGCGACGACGGGCGCGGCTTCGATCCGCAGCTGCTTTCGCCGGGCACGCTGGGGCAGCGCAGCATGCGCGAACGGGCGGCCGGAGTGGGCGGCACGCTGGAGGTCCGCAGCACGCCCGGCCAGGGCACCACTGTGGTCCTGCGGCTGCCGGCCACCGTGCGCGCTGTGCCGGAGGTGAGCGCGTGA
- a CDS encoding DUF4097 family beta strand repeat-containing protein: MTASPPARPLPPVLGRMAVGLLVAGAGALVAWQGVGFSPTPGMAALSTPLSVPLDDPRPAASASVHLRGDRVDVSVNALDAGSPWLLRGSALHRGRNPVTLETQRDGDRLNASVALRVQNIDRGGVIVSGPEPLQHHIALALSRDLPLSLAAQTSSGDQSLDLTTLRIRALSVRTGSGGQQLTLPARAAGPLSLVSASGDVTVRAPTGASPEALRVNTQSGELSLDLAGARTLALGAGALSGDVRLTLPVSFARGTVTTSSGDVTITAPATLRSGNLDVRTQSGNVTLRVPSALRVRVRFTDRDTVILPPGTPPATAPQLDVFVDSGGEVRVQRPDGTDVPLPGAAPTLPPPAPPTTPVPPLSAEPTTSEETP; encoded by the coding sequence GTGACCGCGTCGCCGCCCGCCCGACCCCTGCCGCCGGTGCTGGGCCGCATGGCGGTGGGCCTGCTGGTCGCCGGGGCGGGCGCGCTGGTCGCGTGGCAGGGCGTGGGCTTCAGTCCCACGCCGGGCATGGCCGCCCTGAGCACCCCGCTGAGCGTGCCGCTCGACGACCCCCGCCCGGCCGCGTCCGCCAGCGTGCACCTGCGCGGCGACCGCGTGGACGTGAGCGTGAATGCGCTGGACGCCGGCAGTCCGTGGCTGCTGCGCGGCTCGGCGCTGCACCGGGGCCGCAACCCGGTCACGCTCGAGACGCAGCGCGACGGCGACCGGCTCAACGCCTCCGTGGCCCTGCGCGTGCAGAACATCGACCGCGGCGGCGTGATCGTGAGCGGCCCGGAACCGCTGCAGCACCACATCGCGCTGGCCCTGTCGCGCGACCTGCCGCTGTCGCTGGCGGCGCAGACCAGCAGCGGTGACCAGAGTCTCGACCTGACGACGCTGCGCATCCGCGCCCTGAGCGTGCGCACCGGCAGCGGCGGCCAGCAGCTCACCCTGCCCGCACGGGCCGCCGGGCCGCTCTCGCTGGTCAGCGCCAGCGGCGACGTCACGGTGCGGGCGCCCACCGGCGCGAGTCCGGAAGCGCTGCGGGTGAACACCCAGAGCGGCGAGCTGAGCCTGGACCTCGCGGGCGCCCGCACCCTGGCGCTGGGGGCCGGCGCGCTCAGCGGGGACGTGCGCCTGACGCTGCCGGTGTCGTTCGCGCGCGGCACCGTCACCACGTCCAGCGGCGACGTGACCATCACGGCGCCCGCCACCCTGCGCTCCGGGAACCTCGACGTCCGGACCCAGAGCGGCAACGTGACCCTGCGCGTGCCGTCCGCGCTGCGCGTGCGGGTGCGCTTCACGGACCGCGATACCGTGATCCTGCCCCCTGGCACGCCCCCCGCCACCGCGCCGCAACTCGACGTGTTCGTGGACTCGGGCGGCGAGGTGCGGGTGCAGCGCCCGGACGGCACAGACGTGCCCCTGCCCGGCGCCGCGCCGACGCTGCCGCCCCCCGCGCCCCCGACCACCCCCGTGCCGCCGCTCAGCGCCGAGCCGACCACTTCCGAGGAGACGCCATGA
- a CDS encoding response regulator, with product MTTSPPSPAVRVLLVDDHAVVRQGLRLFLGLDPQIEVVGEAANGEEALAEADALIPDVIVMDLMMPVMDGITATRALRKRLPDTEIIALTSTLEEHKVNGAIEAGAISYMLKDASSDTLADAIHAAARGEVRLHPEAAKRLVRDFRGGEMRETLTPKETIVLQLIAHGYSNRDIAADQGVSEATVKTHVSRLLGKLGLDSRTQAALYALKQGIASLDGVEL from the coding sequence ATGACCACTTCCCCCCCTTCCCCCGCGGTGCGCGTGCTGCTCGTCGACGACCACGCGGTCGTCCGTCAGGGCCTGCGCCTGTTCCTGGGCCTCGACCCGCAGATCGAGGTGGTCGGTGAGGCCGCCAACGGCGAGGAGGCGCTCGCGGAGGCCGACGCCCTGATCCCGGACGTGATCGTGATGGACCTGATGATGCCTGTGATGGACGGCATCACCGCCACCCGTGCGCTGCGAAAGCGCCTGCCCGACACCGAGATCATCGCCCTGACCTCCACCCTGGAGGAGCACAAGGTGAACGGGGCGATCGAGGCGGGCGCGATCAGCTACATGCTCAAGGACGCGAGTTCCGACACCCTCGCGGACGCCATCCACGCGGCGGCGCGCGGCGAGGTGCGGCTGCACCCGGAAGCCGCCAAGCGCCTGGTGCGCGACTTCCGCGGCGGCGAGATGCGCGAGACCCTGACGCCCAAGGAGACCATCGTGCTGCAACTCATCGCGCACGGGTACTCCAACCGCGACATCGCCGCGGACCAGGGCGTGTCCGAGGCGACCGTGAAGACCCACGTGAGCCGCCTGCTGGGCAAGCTGGGGCTGGACAGCCGCACCCAGGCGGCGCTGTACGCCCTCAAGCAGGGCATCGCCAGCCTGGACGGCGTGGAGCTGTAG
- a CDS encoding helix-turn-helix domain-containing protein: protein MLDEAGTQLAQRLRLEREARGWSLADLAARSGVAKASISKIERGEMSPTAALLVRLAAAFDLTLAGLLLRAEAGGDRVVRAADQPVWRDPETGYTRTQVYMRPDHPVEVVRVVMPPGQRAHLPASSYARIRQVLWVQSGTLTVTEGHERHELDAGDALGFGPPADVVIANESASPCTYAIALARS, encoded by the coding sequence ATGTTGGACGAGGCGGGGACCCAGCTCGCGCAGCGCCTGCGGCTGGAGAGGGAAGCGCGCGGGTGGTCGCTGGCCGACCTCGCCGCGCGCTCCGGCGTGGCGAAGGCCAGCATCAGCAAGATCGAGCGCGGCGAGATGAGCCCCACCGCCGCGCTGCTGGTGCGGCTGGCCGCGGCCTTCGACCTGACCCTGGCGGGCCTGCTGCTGCGCGCCGAGGCGGGCGGCGACCGCGTGGTCCGCGCCGCCGACCAGCCGGTGTGGCGTGACCCCGAGACCGGCTACACCCGCACCCAGGTGTACATGCGCCCCGACCACCCGGTCGAGGTCGTGCGGGTCGTCATGCCGCCCGGCCAGCGGGCGCACCTGCCGGCGTCCAGCTACGCCCGCATCCGGCAGGTGCTGTGGGTGCAGTCGGGCACCCTGACCGTCACCGAGGGCCACGAGCGCCACGAGCTGGACGCCGGCGACGCCCTGGGCTTCGGCCCGCCCGCCGACGTCGTGATCGCCAACGAATCGGCCTCGCCGTGCACCTACGCCATCGCCCTCGCCCGGAGCTGA
- a CDS encoding GNAT family N-acetyltransferase has translation MSDARIAPLTADTHTLDQLTALLVETVAHGGSVSFMHPLPPEQARAFWQGSLDAARAGGRVLYGAWDGDTLASTVTLLLDVPPNQPHRAEIAKMMTRSAYRGRGLATALLRAAEAEATRRGRTLLVLDTSVDGGASKLYEGAGYILVGEIPDYALTPDGRLNGTLIYYKRLPAQT, from the coding sequence ATGAGTGATGCCCGAATTGCCCCGCTGACCGCCGATACCCACACCCTGGACCAGCTCACGGCTCTGCTCGTGGAGACCGTCGCGCACGGCGGGTCCGTCAGTTTCATGCACCCGCTGCCACCCGAACAGGCCCGCGCGTTCTGGCAGGGCTCGCTGGACGCGGCGCGGGCGGGCGGGCGCGTCCTGTACGGCGCGTGGGACGGTGACACGCTGGCGAGCACCGTCACGCTGCTGCTCGACGTGCCGCCCAACCAGCCGCACCGCGCCGAGATCGCCAAGATGATGACCCGCTCCGCGTACCGCGGCCGGGGGCTCGCCACCGCCCTGCTGCGAGCCGCCGAGGCCGAGGCGACCCGCCGGGGCCGCACCCTGCTCGTGCTCGACACGTCCGTGGACGGCGGCGCGTCAAAGCTCTACGAGGGCGCCGGCTACATCCTGGTCGGCGAGATCCCGGACTACGCCCTCACGCCGGACGGTCGGCTCAACGGCACGCTGATCTACTACAAGCGGCTGCCCGCCCAGACCTGA
- a CDS encoding chlorite dismutase family protein codes for MMVDLDPSGQVTQREADRAQRQFLNYAFFKLDPAFRRLPPAERDELKAEFLAAAQGWVDAAPAEKGLILRPYSLVGVRSDVDFMLWRIAFDVREFQDAQARLNRTRLMGYLTQPFNFVSMNKRSQYVNRVEGSGHGLEVLPGQGQFLFIYPFIKTRPWYDLTPHSRQGMMDEHIYASAPFKGVRINTSYSYGIDDQEFVVSFDSDHPQEFVDLVHRLRYTEASMYTLRDTPMFTCVKKDLAATLDDLG; via the coding sequence ATGATGGTGGACCTCGATCCCAGCGGGCAGGTCACGCAGCGGGAAGCGGACCGCGCGCAGCGGCAGTTCCTGAACTACGCGTTCTTCAAGCTCGATCCGGCGTTCCGGCGCCTGCCGCCGGCGGAGCGCGACGAGCTGAAGGCCGAGTTCCTGGCCGCCGCCCAGGGCTGGGTGGACGCGGCCCCGGCCGAGAAGGGCCTGATCCTGCGGCCGTACTCGCTGGTGGGCGTGCGCAGCGACGTGGATTTCATGCTGTGGCGCATCGCCTTCGACGTGCGCGAGTTCCAGGACGCGCAGGCCCGCCTGAACCGCACGCGCCTGATGGGCTACCTGACGCAGCCCTTCAACTTCGTGTCGATGAACAAGCGCAGCCAGTACGTCAACCGCGTGGAGGGCAGCGGGCACGGGCTGGAGGTGCTGCCGGGGCAGGGGCAGTTCCTGTTCATCTACCCGTTCATCAAGACCCGGCCGTGGTACGACCTGACGCCGCACTCGCGCCAGGGCATGATGGACGAGCACATCTACGCCAGCGCACCCTTCAAGGGCGTGCGGATCAACACGAGCTACTCCTACGGCATCGACGATCAGGAGTTCGTGGTGAGTTTCGACAGCGACCACCCGCAGGAGTTCGTCGATCTGGTGCACCGGCTGCGCTACACCGAGGCGAGCATGTACACCCTGCGCGACACGCCGATGTTCACCTGCGTGAAGAAAGACTTGGCCGCCACCCTGGACGACCTGGGCTGA